From Jaculus jaculus isolate mJacJac1 chromosome 19, mJacJac1.mat.Y.cur, whole genome shotgun sequence, a single genomic window includes:
- the Tchh gene encoding LOW QUALITY PROTEIN: trichohyalin (The sequence of the model RefSeq protein was modified relative to this genomic sequence to represent the inferred CDS: inserted 2 bases in 1 codon), with protein MSPLLRSIVDITEVFNQYASHNCDGASLSKKDLKNLLERELGTVLQRPHDPETIDLTLELLDRDANEHVDFNEFLLLIFKTAQACYYALDQAAGLDEEKRALDAGKRNRFQDRGQEDLRRFEPRDRPLDEEAGRRDWQKRREQEGWERAEREQSDARRRERRWRELQEPEERPSRRQARHAEEFAADREPRRREQQRRREQVEERLEQEERREQQLRREREERLEQEERREQQRRREERIEQEERREQQRRREERIEQEERREQQRRREQVEERLEQEERREQQRRREQVEERLEQEEKRERQRRREQEAQVREAAEDRARGWQWQLEREADARQNKVYSRPRRQEPQQQQQRREEEQRRRFGEEDLQRPALPESIPEERRDGEWRWHVEDAQFGREERRPERRWRWQPEKEREARRSQVFSKRGEEADEPRPAAESRERRVQREEEEEREERRRDARRRDAALGEEEPLLREERKEKRRPRHSDAELREDEERREREEAQRPRLRERDAEFQEEQLRRQDRDRKFREEEEQRRQEREEERLRRQEREEEKLRRGEQQVRRLDRDRKFREEEQLRRQEREEQLRRQEREEEQLRRQEREEEQLRRQEREEEQLRRQEREEQLRRQEREEQLRRQEREEQLRRQEREEEQLRRQEREEEQLRRQEREEEQLRRQEREEEQLRRQEREEQLRRQEREEEQLRRQEREEQLRRQEREEEQLRRQEREEQLRRQEREEEQLRRQEREEQLRRQEREEEQLRRQEREEQLRRQEREEEQLRRQEREEQQLRRQEREEQLRRQEREEEQLRRQEREEEQLRRQEREEEQLRRQEREEQLRRQERDRKSREEEQLRRQEREEQLRRQEREEEQLRRQEREEQQLRRQEREEQLRRQEREEEQLRRQERDRKSREEEQLLQEREEEKLRREERESKFQEQEEQLRRQERDRKSREEQQLRREEQQVRRQERDRKLREEEEQLRREEQQLRRQERERQLRQERDRRFREEQELRREREEQQLRRQEREQQLRQERDRKLREEEQLRREREEELLRREKRDREFREEEQQLRQEEQELRREREKELLRREKRDREFREEEQQLRRERDRRFQEEQELRREREEQQLRREKRDREFREEEQQLRREREEQQLRREKRDREFREEEQQLRREREEQELRREKRDREIREEEQQLRXEEQELRREREEQELRREKRDREFREEEQQLRRERDRRFQEEQELRREREEQQLRRQQRDRRFPEDEREQQLRRQKRDGEYVAAADEQFTTEKIRRQEQEEEQRRRQERERKFREEQIRRQDEEQRRRQLLEPGTSQFASAPVRSSPLYEYIQEQRSQYRP; from the exons atgtcTCCACTTCTGAGAAGCATTGTTGATATCACTGAAGTTTTCAACCAGTATGCCTCACATAACTGTGACGGAGCATCACTGAGCAAGAAAGACCTGAAGAACCTCCTGGAAAGGGAGCTTGGGACCGTCCTTCAG AGACCACATGACCCTGAGACCATAGATCTGACCCTGGAACTCCTGGACCGAGATGCCAACGAGCACGTCGATTTCAACGAATTCCTCCTGCTCATTTTCAAGACGGCCCAGGCTTGTTACTACGCCCTGGACCAGGCGGCGGGGCTGGATGAGGAGAAGCGGGCCCTGGATGCGGGCAAGAGGAACCGGTTTCAGGACCGCGGACAAGAAGACCTGAGGAGATTCGAACCCCGCGACAGACCACTGGACGAGGAAGCCGGGCGCCGAGACTGGCAGAAGAGACGCGAGCAGGAGGGCTGGGAGCGCGCCGAGCGAGAGCAGAGCGATGCGCGGCGGCGCGAGCGGCGGTGGCGCGAACTCCAGGAGCCCGAAGAGCGGCCGAGCCGGCGCCAGGCCCGCCACGCCGAGGAGTTTGCGGCCGACCGGGAGCCGAGGAGGCGCGAGCAGCAGCGCAGGCGCGAACAGGTGGAGGAGAGGCTCGAACAGGAGGAGAGGCGCGAGCAGCAGCTGAGGCGCGAGCGCGAGGAGAGGCTCGAACAGGAGGAGCGGCGCGAGCAGCAGCGCAGGCGCGAGGAGAGGATCGAACAGGAGGAGCGGCGCGAGCAGCAGCGCAGGCGCGAGGAGAGGATCGAACAGGAGGAGAGGCGCGAGCAGCAGCGCAGGCGCGAACAGGTGGAGGAGAGGCTCGAACAGGAGGAGCGGCGCGAGCAGCAGCGCAGGCGCGAACAGGTGGAGGAGAGGCTCGAACAGGAGGAGAAGCGCGAGCGGCAGCGCAGGCGCGAGCAGGAGGCCCAGGTCCGGGAGGCGGCCGAGGACCGCGCCCGCGGGTGGCAGTGGCAGCTGGAACGCGAAGCGGACGCGCGTCAGAACAAAGTTTACTCGCGGCCTCGCCGGCAGgagccgcagcagcagcagcagcggcgggaGGAGGAGCAGCGGCGGCGCTTCGGCGAGGAGGACCTCCAGCGCCCGGCGCTCCCGGAGAGCATCCCCGAGGAGCGCCGCGACGGCGAGTGGAGGTGGCACGTGGAGGACGCGCAGTTCGGGCGGGAGGAGCGGCGCCCCGAGCGGCGCTGGCGCTGGCAACCCGAGAAGGAGCGCGAGGCCCGTCGCAGCCAGGTCTTCTCCAAGCGCGGGGAGGAGGCGGACGAGCCCCGGCCCGCGGCAGAGTCTCGGGAGCGACGGgtccagagggaggaggaggaggagagggaggagcgGCGGAGGGACGCCCGGAGGCGAGACGCGGCCCTCGGGGAGGAGGAGCCGCTgctgagggaggagaggaaagagaaaagacgTCCCCGCCACAGCGACGCCGAGCTCCGGGAGGACGAGGAGCGGCGGGAACGCGAGGAAGCGCAGAGGCCGCGTCTGCGCGAACGCGACGCAGAATTCCAGGAGGAGCAGCTGCGCCGCCAGGACCGGGACCGAAAGTTCCGGGAGGAAGAAGAGCAGCGCCGCCAGGAACGGGAGGAGGAGCGGCTGAGGCGCCAGGAACGGGAAGAAGAGAAGCTGCGACGTGGAGAGCAGCAGGTCCGCCGCCTGGACCGTGACAGAAAATTCCGGGAGGAGGAGCAGCTGAGGCGccaggagagagaagagcagCTGAGGCgtcaggagagagaagaggagcagCTGAGGcgccaggagagagaagaggagcagCTGAGGcgccaggagagagaagaggagcagCTGAGGCGCCAGGAAAGAGAAGAGCAGCTGAGGCGTCAGGAAAGAGAAGAGCAGCTGAGGCGCCAGGAAAGAGAAGAGCAGCTGAGGcgccaggagagagaagaggagcagCTGAGGcgccaggagagagaagaggagcagCTGAGGcgccaggagagagaagaagagcagCTGAGGCGccaggaaagagaagaggagcaGCTGAGGCGCCAGGAAAGAGAAGAGCAGCTGAGGcgccaggagagagaagaggagcagCTGAGGCGccaggagagagaagagcagCTGAGGCgtcaggagagagaagaggagcagCTGAGGCGCCAGGAAAGAGAAGAGCAGCTGAGGCgtcaggagagagaagaggagcagCTGAGGCGccaggagagagaagagcagCTGAGGCgtcaggagagagaagaggagcagCTGAGGCGTCAGGAGAGAGAAGAGCAGCTGAGGCGccaggaaagagaagaggagcaGCTGAGGCGTCAGGAAAGAGAAGAGCAGCAGCTGAGGCGccaggagagagaagagcagCTGAGGCGccaggaaagagaagaggagcaGCTGAGGCgtcaggagagagaagaggagcagCTGAGGCgtcaggagagagaagaagagcagCTGAGGCGCCAGGAAAGAGAAGAGCAGCTGAGGCGCCAGGAGCGCGACAGAAAATCCCGGGAGGAGGAGCAGCTGAGGCGccaggagagagaagagcagCTGAGGCgtcaggagagagaagaagagcagCTGAGGCGCCAGGAAAGAGAAGAGCAGCAGCTGAGGCGTCAGGAGAGAGAAGAGCAGCTGAGGcgccaggagagagaagaggagcagCTGAGGCGCCAGGAGCGCGACAGAAAATCCCGGGAGGAGGAGCAGCTGCTccaggaaagggaggaagagaagctgCGCCGCGAGGAACGCGAAAGTAAGTTCCAGGAGCAGGAGGAGCAGCTGAGGCGCCAGGAGCGTGACCGAAAATCCCGGGAGGAGCAGCAGCTGCGCCGAGAAGAGCAGCAGGTGCGCCGCCAAGAACGGGACCGAAAGCTCCGcgaggaggaggagcagctgcGGCGCGAGGAGCAGCAACTACGCCGCCAAGAACGCGAGCGGCAACTGCGCCAGGAGCGCGACAGGCGGTTCCGGGAAGAGCAAGAGCTCCGCCGGGAACGGGAGGAGCAGCAGCTGCGCCGCCAGGAGCGGGAGCAACAACTTCGCCAGGAGCGCGACAGAAAACTCCGGGAGGAAGAACAGCTCCGCCGGGAACGGGAGGAGGAGCTGCTGCGCCGCGAGAAGCGGGACCGGGAATTCcgggaggaggagcagcagctgCGCCAGGAAGAACAAGAGCTCCGCCGGGAACGGGAGAAGGAGCTGCTGCGCCGCGAGAAACGGGACCGGGAATTCCGGGAGGAAGAGCAGCAGCTGCGCCGGGAGCGCGACCGGCGGTTCCAGGAAGAGCAAGAGCTCCGCCGGGAACGGGAGGAGCAGCAGCTGCGCCGCGAGAAGCGGGACCGGGAATTCCGGGAGGAAGAGCAGCAGCTGCGCCGGGAACGGGAGGAGCAGCAGCTGCGCCGCGAGAAGCGGGACCGGGAATTCCGGGAGGAAGAGCAGCAGCTGCGCCGGGAACGGGAGGAGCAGGAGCTACGCCGCGAGAAGCGGGACCGGGAAATTCGGGAGGAAGAGCAGCAGCTGCG AGAAGAGCAAGAGCTCCGCCGGGAACGGGAGGAGCAGGAGCTGCGCCGCGAGAAGCGGGACCGGGAATTCCGGGAGGAAGAGCAGCAGCTGCGCCGGGAGCGCGACCGGCGGTTCCAGGAAGAGCAAGAGCTCCGCCGCGAACGGGAGGAGCAGCAGCTGCGCCGGCAGCAGCGCGACCGGAGATTCCCGGAGGACGAACGCGAGCAGCAGCTGCGCAGGCAGAAACGAGACGGTGAGTACGTGGCGGCGGCCGACGAGCAGTTCACCACGGAGAAGATTCGCCGTCAGGAGCAAGAAGAGGAGCAGAGGAGACGCCAGGAACGCGAGAGGAAGTTCCGAGAGGAGCAGATCCGTCGCCAGGACGAGGAGCAGAGGCGCCGCCAGCTCCTGGAGCCCGGCACCAGCCAGTTCGCCAGCGCTCCCGTGCGTTCCAGTCCGCTCTATGAGTACATCCAAGAGCAGAGGTCTCAGTACCGCCCTTGA